A window of the Lactuca sativa cultivar Salinas chromosome 5, Lsat_Salinas_v11, whole genome shotgun sequence genome harbors these coding sequences:
- the LOC128125963 gene encoding UDP-glycosyltransferase 88B1-like: MANTFVGFEERAVDALREGKCIPNGPTPPIYFIGPLIAGGNHVDPSENECLKWLNSQPIKSVVFLCFGSQGVLKKEQLKEIAIGLEKSEQRFLWVVRDPPPDDKKTDSNSGGGKEVGLDAILPDGFKGRIGDKGMVVKNWAPQPAILSHESVGGFVSHCGWNSVLEAVVAGVPLVAWPLYAEQKMNRVYLVERIDTRETEISIQKALDDINKTPCSESPMVARVGRKMRKKVVVAPGNPATDQARFWVGFVEDEKWERMAVV, translated from the exons ATGGCAAACACCTTCGTGGGGTTTGAAGAAAGGGCTGTTGACGCGCTCCGGGAAGGTAAATGCATCCCCAACGGTCCAACTCCGCCTATTTATTTCATCGGACCTTTGATCGCCGGTGGCAATCATGTGGATCCTAGCGAAAACGAGTGCTTAAAATGGTTGAATTCACAACCGATTAAAAGTGTAGTGTTTTTATGCTTTGGGAGTCAGGGTGTGTTGAAGAAGGAGCAGTTGAAGGAAATAGCTATTGGTTTAGAGAAAAGTGAGCAAAGATTCTTGTGGGTGGTTCGAGATCCGCCACCAGATGACAAAAAAACCGACTCGAATTCCGGTGGTGGTAAAGAAGTCGGTCTGGATGCGATTCTTCCTGACGGGTTTAAGGGCAGGATTGGGGATAAGGGGATGGTGGTGAAGAATTGGGCACCACAGCCGGCGATACTTAGTCATGAGTCGGTGGGTGGATTTGTGAGTCATTGTGGGTGGAACTCGGTGCTTGAAGCGGTGGTAGCTGGGGTGCCACTGGTGGCATGGCCATTGTATGCGGAACAGAAGATGAATCGAGTGTATTTGGTTGAGAGAATAGACACAAGAGAGACAGAGATATCGATTCAG AAAGCCCTTGATGATATAAACAAAACCCCATGCTCGGAATCTCCAATGGTAGCCAGAGTTGGCCGGAAAATGCGAAAGAAGGTGGTGGTGGCTCCCGGAAATCCGGCCACAGATCAGGCCAGATTTTGGGTGGGGTTTGTAGAGGATGAAAAATGGGAGAGAATGGCAGTGGTTTAA